Within the Zea mays cultivar B73 chromosome 10, Zm-B73-REFERENCE-NAM-5.0, whole genome shotgun sequence genome, the region AATACAGAGGCCAATGGGTCAAAATCCACTTTTGAAGATCTTCTTGATCTAAACCACaccttacattgatggatggaggaGGTAGATGATAGACGCGTGAACATATAGGCAAGCACCTGGGTAACCGAGAAGTACACATATTGGAATTATGCCGATTTGATATGATAGTTTTTGCATACCAATTATAAAGGCATTCCACTTATTTTTGACAAAAGGTGTACTTATGCAGGGTTGTCCTTGAGGGTGTGCGGATGTGAAGGCACGGCGGCACTTGACAGAAGAGCCTATTGTCATCTGAAACCCAGTGTCTGGTTTCATGGGCCGGATTGGACCCAATTAGGGTTTGTAATTTTCCTTTTTCTGTGAGCGTTGGCGTGAGTACTTagcccctgtttgtttcagctttttggagcttctggccagcaaaagctgttgcggactgccaaacgctcagcttttcagtcagtttctataaaattcgtttggttaaaaatcattcaaaatcaacataaacacataatcggttgagtcgttgcaatAATAGTAATCTGTCACTTTCTACATCCCCTGCTGGCGATTATCTGTTGCAGTTGCTACTAGAGGCATCTCTGCTAAAATTGCATCATGCAACCTGCGGCGACATCTATGTTAACCCCAGCTGTTCGTTCACTTCCTGTAGTGTATTGTTTGAACTGTGTACTCATGAGTCATGACCAAGTCAGAAAAAAGGCCAAGACTTCTTTCTTCTTGTTTCACATGGTACCTTATGGAGACCGAGCAGCACCTACTGAATCACAAATTAATAGGCAAGTGAGATTTTCAGTCTTGACGGCGGGGCGGGGATGTACATCTGTACGTGGGCTGTTGGCATCGCATATATAATATTATGTTCAAGCTGTTTAACGTAGATCGGAGTGGCGCAGCGGAAGCGTGGTGGGCCCATAACCCACAGGTCCCAGGATCGAAACCTGGCTCCGATAAAGAATTTTTTTATTCTTCCGATTTTTTGTGCTTCAGTCTGTTTGCTGCTGTTGTCTGGTTCCCTCCTGCTCAATCGTTTCTCCGACCTGTTCGTTTGGCAGCACCTGCTCCCCTTTTCGGCTATTTTTAGCACGGTGGCAAACACACATAATGTACTTCACCTTCATGGAACCCTGATCATTGATGCAGCCAGCACCCGAAAGCAACGAGAAAACTTGTTTGCAACCACGTGTTTTTGTATACAGTGGCACAGTTTTTTGCAACGACATACAGGCGGATCAAGTAAAGAAAGAGACCGCCAAAATCGATCCAGCGACACGCTCAAGAACCAAACCACAAGTTACAAAGCTTCGCCTTATTAGCCCTAGTGTGATGTCGTCGACAAAATCTTGCTGGTGAGGAGTGCAAGCAGGGCTACCGTCACAGCGAAGCTCGCGGCCAAACCGCACCACAGAACCGTGTCGATATCTACCCCACGCCTAGTCACTACTTCCACCCGCTGTTCCTTCCCTGCTGAATGCGCCGCAGTACTGTCGCTTCCTTTCGTGGTTCCATCTACGCTTCTCCTCACGAGCGTAGGCTGGAGTGCCTCCTGGCGAGTTGTAACAACGTCACCACCACAGGTCTGCGGGGCACGAAGTGCATCTCCACATCGGTCTGGGCCACACGGTTGCGCCTCATTGGAGCACGCGCAGGCGCCACAGGAGTCGGTGGCACAGCAACCAGCTTCCTCCACCTGATTCTGTACGTGTTCCTCCTGCAGTTCGGCACTAGTTTGTATTGGTGCTTCTATGACTGCAACAGATCCTTCTACCACTACACCGAAGACGGACCATCGTCCGACAGACGTGATCTTCGCGTCCGCGGACGTTCCCAACATGCTATCAGGAGCAGTTACCAGCACCTGGATGTATCCCTTGGTATGTCCGACCTGTGCAGGAAAAAAGATCGTTTCAGGGTAAGCTTTTGCACCGGCACGAACATAGTCAGCAATTAATGGCAAGAAAGAATTGGTATGCACTTGCCAGGTGAACACCATCAGACGCAATCTCGGTGATCCAGATCTTCTCTACTTTGCCTTCCATTCCTTGGTATGGCGAAAACGATTCGAAGACTGAAGTCAATTCACGGCTCCGCTTCTTCACTTCGTTGCTTGGTACTTTCTTCATCCTAGCAGCAGGCGTCCCTACAAAGATCACGTTGTAGATGTATGTGTACGAAAAGGATATCGACAACCACGACTTGTAGTTTTACAGAACATTGCGGCTTGGGGAAGAACAATTTACCTGGTCTGGGGTAGAACTGCGAAATGTGGACTTGAGGGAATTGATATTCCTTTACGAGGTTAACAGTCTCAGAGAAATCTTCGTCGGTCTCACCTGAAAATGGGATGTCGGTTCAGTGCAAACTATTAGCAGCAACATCTTTTGTGGCATTCAATTAATCAAATATTATTCAGATGTACTCATAAAAAAATAACTCAGAGCGAATCGCTAAACTGAGAACTTGCTTGGCATACCAGGAAAGCCACAGATAATATCTGTAGCAATTTGCATTCCAGGGACAAGCTCACACAGAGTGTCGACTACCTTTCTGAACTCGCCAACAGTATATTCACGATTCATTGCCTTATATGTGCAATCATAGACTGAGTTAGATCGAGGTGAAGGCACAGGATATAAGTTAGAGACAAAGATTATTCATGTTGTGCGTTTGCTGCTAAAAAGCTTATGAGAACAAGAGTTCGAGTTAAACTATACCTTTAAAACAGAATCGCTTCCAGATTGCACAGGGACATGGAGGAAAGAGTAAACACAGGGATGACACAAAACGGCAGCTATCTCCTTCAAATGCTCTAGTATGAAAGGAGGATTTGTCATGCCTATGCGGAGCATTGTGCTTTggtcaacaggaagctccgcaacGATCGCATTTAACAAATTTGGAAGATTTGTACCGATATCCCGTCCTGAAAATTTTGCAAGCCAGAAGTAGGAAATTACCATGTAGTTACCATGCATCTATCATTAGAAGACCCAGAAAGAACTGGACATTGAGATTACCATAAGCACCAGTATCTTCGCTGCTCAACCAGATCTCCCGGACACCTTCGGAGACGACAGTTTTCACACGATCC harbors:
- the LOC100191823 gene encoding uncharacterized protein LOC100191823, which produces MEDIEDVLGAAGLSGGGAPPGLRLPLAAVAVKPKRRSSRVAQAPPQPEAGIPGTQTIYVKTFGCSHNQSDSEYMSGQLSAFGYAITEDPEGADLWLINTCTVKNPSQSAMTTLISKCKNANKPLVVAGCVPQGSQGLKELEGISIIGVQQIDRVVEVVEETLKGHEVRLLSRKTLPSLDLPKVRKNKFIEILPINVGCLGACTYCKTKHARGHLGSYTIDSLVDRVKTVVSEGVREIWLSSEDTGAYGRDIGTNLPNLLNAIVAELPVDQSTMLRIGMTNPPFILEHLKEIAAVLCHPCVYSFLHVPVQSGSDSVLKAMNREYTVGEFRKVVDTLCELVPGMQIATDIICGFPGETDEDFSETVNLVKEYQFPQVHISQFYPRPGTPAARMKKVPSNEVKKRSRELTSVFESFSPYQGMEGKVEKIWITEIASDGVHLVGHTKGYIQVLVTAPDSMLGTSADAKITSVGRWSVFGVVVEGSVAVIEAPIQTSAELQEEHVQNQVEEAGCCATDSCGACACSNEAQPCGPDRCGDALRAPQTCGGDVVTTRQEALQPTLVRRSVDGTTKGSDSTAAHSAGKEQRVEVVTRRGVDIDTVLWCGLAASFAVTVALLALLTSKILSTTSH